ACAGGCTCAGGAGCctcctcttcagcagcagcaacaggagcagcagctggggcAGCACCTCCAGCTGGGAAAGAAATATCTGGAATATTCAATCTTGACTTTAATTCACTGACAAGAGCAGAGGTTTCGAGGATAGTCAACTCGGAGATCTGGTCGACAATAGCAGTGATCTTGGGGTTGACTGGggtagcaggagcagcgcTTGAGTTCATTCTCACGCTAGCAATGCTAGCAGGGCGCACACTGCGCACTCCACTTTTCAAAATGCTGGATCTCGTACACAAACGGAGGACAGACATTTTTTGTCGTTTTTGTTCGGTGTTTTATGCTATTGTTTATCACGAACAGTTTCGGATGATTTCTGGTGATGCGTATGAAAAAGTTGCACGGTTtagatattgaaaaattccATCAGCCGTACGTCGATACTTCTCGGTGCAAGGGCTGTGAGAAGGCGCTACTCTTACAAGCGTTTCTACAGAAGTGAAATATTCTATAATT
The Sugiyamaella lignohabitans strain CBS 10342 chromosome A, complete sequence genome window above contains:
- the MNP1 gene encoding mitochondrial nucleoid protein MNP1 (Protein associated with the mitochondrial nucleoid; putative mitochondrial ribosomal protein with similarity to E. coli L7/L12 ribosomal protein; required for normal respiratory growth; GO_component: GO:0005622 - intracellular [Evidence IEA]; GO_component: GO:0042645 - mitochondrial nucleoid [Evidence IDA] [PMID 15221522]; GO_component: GO:0005739 - mitochondrion [Evidence IEA,IEA]; GO_component: GO:0005739 - mitochondrion [Evidence IDA] [PMID 14562095]; GO_component: GO:0005739 - mitochondrion [Evidence IDA] [PMID 14576278]; GO_component: GO:0005739 - mitochondrion [Evidence IDA] [PMID 16823961]; GO_component: GO:0030529 - ribonucleoprotein complex [Evidence IEA]; GO_component: GO:0005840 - ribosome [Evidence IEA,IEA]; GO_function: GO:0003735 - structural constituent of ribosome [Evidence IEA]; GO_function: GO:0003735 - structural constituent of ribosome [Evidence ISS] [PMID 9445368]; GO_process: GO:0009060 - aerobic respiration [Evidence IMP] [PMID 15221522]; GO_process: GO:0006412 - translation [Evidence IEA]), producing the protein MSVLRLCTRSSILKSGVRSVRPASIASVRMNSSAAPATPVNPKITAIVDQISELTILETSALVSELKSRLNIPDISFPAGGAAPAAAPVAAAEEEAPEPVQEKTIFNIKLESFDAKAKPKIIKEVKTLLGLSLVESKKFVESAPKVLKENVPKEDAEKIKETIEAVGGKIVLE